One window of the Euzebya sp. genome contains the following:
- a CDS encoding cell wall-binding repeat-containing protein produces MSSPLHRLRRRVAGLLTAAVLAAVALIAAPGVALAESAAVRLVADDPVGTAALLSAYAFPEGADQVLIGTVAAFPDNLASGVLQDGRPLLLTDPDGLDDAVADEITRLGATAATVLGGEAAVSAAVVDDLTALGLAVDRLEGPTRIETAIDIAAATGATEVLLARAFPADGATDPSQAFADSLGAGALAADRGIPVLLTQTEVLTASTAAHIADAGITDVTLVGGVAAVSEDVADALEDLGVTTSRIAGDTRFDTAVALNAARDLGQASTIVLTEGQAGDAWIAGFAAAAHAGATTAPVLLSNGADLPAPTAEAVQVAADAGQDVTLLCTPSVHPDACAAAAATLGATVVDVTAEDLPLGPDGPPAAETDAPQLVSVEIVDGDATTTTFAATFDEPIQLVDETRFFAVSPWFDLDEIGRGTLAAVDPAAPETLVVQTDADELLRERLVTAYAADGVVQDVDGNLSTPGTAPVQDVVLEGNRTDGPDLIAVSFDPGATAAGDGDETVDFTFDAPIASTGAPAEFQVVPGTLPAIAYNPSAVAVVDDVTVRATFGFGQLSDDAWGDVVRATSSAGAAIDAAGRASAPISVDVGEPSDLPDLVEVIPSIETREVVFRFDEPISIVNPDEFFVYDVDGMTYGHAAFILDTQQTGPDEVTVTFGGDAVHEGTVGGHVRAAAVADADGGNARRASVGVTGEYAGGYTSGPDAVDVVRRDMTDGVGGVTGIELVITFDEPVTTGAQPPIVYAANGTATELGLAACADGDEPTQVVCGVPTGDPAEQPIADATAVGLPGGLADGVLAGSAPATLGVTG; encoded by the coding sequence ATGTCATCCCCCCTGCACCGCCTGCGACGTCGCGTCGCCGGCCTGCTGACCGCCGCCGTGCTGGCGGCGGTGGCGCTGATCGCCGCCCCCGGCGTGGCCCTGGCCGAGTCGGCGGCTGTCCGACTCGTTGCCGACGACCCGGTCGGCACCGCGGCGCTGCTGAGCGCCTACGCCTTCCCCGAGGGCGCCGACCAGGTCCTGATCGGCACCGTCGCCGCGTTCCCAGACAACCTCGCCTCCGGCGTGCTGCAGGACGGCCGCCCGCTGCTGCTGACCGACCCCGATGGCCTGGACGATGCCGTCGCCGACGAGATCACCCGCCTCGGCGCCACCGCGGCGACCGTGCTCGGCGGTGAGGCAGCCGTGTCGGCCGCCGTCGTCGACGACCTGACCGCCCTCGGGCTGGCCGTCGACCGCCTCGAGGGCCCGACCCGCATCGAGACCGCCATCGACATCGCGGCGGCGACGGGCGCCACCGAGGTGCTCCTCGCCCGCGCGTTCCCTGCTGACGGCGCCACCGACCCCTCACAGGCCTTCGCCGACAGCCTCGGCGCCGGCGCGCTGGCGGCCGACCGGGGCATCCCGGTCCTGCTCACCCAGACCGAGGTGCTGACCGCCTCCACGGCCGCCCACATCGCCGACGCCGGCATCACCGACGTCACGCTGGTCGGCGGCGTCGCGGCGGTCTCCGAGGACGTCGCCGACGCGCTCGAGGACCTCGGCGTGACCACCAGCCGGATCGCCGGCGACACCCGCTTCGACACCGCGGTCGCGCTCAACGCCGCCCGCGACCTCGGGCAGGCCTCGACGATCGTCCTCACCGAGGGACAGGCCGGTGACGCCTGGATCGCCGGGTTCGCCGCCGCCGCCCACGCCGGTGCCACCACCGCGCCGGTGCTGCTGAGCAACGGGGCCGACCTGCCCGCCCCCACCGCCGAGGCCGTCCAGGTCGCCGCGGACGCGGGCCAGGACGTCACACTCCTCTGCACCCCGTCGGTGCACCCCGACGCCTGTGCGGCCGCCGCGGCGACCCTCGGCGCGACCGTGGTCGACGTGACCGCCGAGGACCTGCCCCTCGGTCCCGATGGGCCGCCGGCGGCCGAGACCGACGCCCCGCAGCTCGTCAGCGTCGAGATCGTCGACGGTGACGCGACCACCACCACCTTCGCGGCCACCTTCGACGAACCCATCCAGCTGGTCGACGAGACCAGGTTCTTCGCGGTCTCCCCGTGGTTCGACCTCGACGAGATCGGCCGCGGCACCCTCGCCGCCGTCGACCCCGCCGCACCCGAGACCCTGGTCGTCCAGACCGACGCCGACGAGCTGCTCCGCGAGCGCCTGGTGACCGCGTACGCGGCCGACGGCGTCGTCCAGGACGTCGACGGGAACCTCAGCACGCCCGGCACCGCCCCGGTCCAGGACGTCGTCCTCGAGGGCAACCGCACCGACGGCCCCGACCTGATCGCGGTGTCCTTCGACCCGGGCGCCACCGCTGCTGGCGACGGCGACGAGACCGTCGACTTCACCTTCGACGCCCCGATCGCCTCGACCGGCGCGCCCGCGGAGTTCCAGGTCGTGCCCGGCACCCTCCCCGCCATCGCCTACAACCCGTCGGCGGTCGCCGTGGTCGACGACGTCACCGTCCGCGCCACCTTCGGCTTCGGGCAGCTGAGCGACGACGCGTGGGGCGACGTCGTCCGGGCCACCTCGAGCGCCGGTGCCGCCATCGACGCCGCCGGCCGTGCGTCCGCGCCCATCAGCGTGGACGTCGGCGAGCCGAGCGACCTGCCCGACCTCGTCGAGGTCATCCCCTCCATCGAGACCCGGGAGGTGGTGTTCCGCTTCGACGAGCCGATCTCGATCGTGAACCCCGACGAGTTCTTCGTCTACGACGTCGACGGCATGACCTACGGCCACGCCGCCTTCATCCTCGACACCCAGCAGACCGGCCCCGACGAGGTCACCGTGACCTTCGGCGGCGACGCCGTCCACGAGGGCACCGTCGGCGGGCACGTCCGCGCTGCGGCGGTCGCCGATGCGGACGGGGGCAACGCCCGACGCGCCTCGGTCGGCGTCACCGGGGAGTACGCCGGGGGCTACACGTCCGGCCCCGACGCGGTGGACGTCGTCCGCCGCGACATGACCGACGGCGTCGGTGGCGTCACCGGCATCGAGCTGGTCATCACCTTCGACGAGCCCGTCACCACCGGGGCCCAGCCCCCGATCGTCTACGCCGCGAACGGCACCGCGACCGAGCTCGGCCTGGCCGCCTGCGCCGACGGGGACGAGCCCACCCAGGTCGTCTGCGGAGTCCCGACGGGGGACCCGGCCGAGCAGCCGATCGCCGACGCCACCGCCGTGGGCCTGCCCGGCGGCCTGGCTGACGGCGTGCTGGCCGGCAGCGCCCCCGCCACCCTCGGGGTGACCGGCTAG
- a CDS encoding BTAD domain-containing putative transcriptional regulator → MTPHSSTPTLPPYLVPRPELESRLGSVATPVIAVCAGSGWGKTTGLAVWGRGRHTAWARLGPSAASTSGIVRAITTALRSARPDLTEGERLTLDVIAAGGGADDSAIEVQAADLAAAMGWVLAAPAALVLDEADHLAAGSPGAQLVDALLRQLPRGVQVAIASQHPTGIDLDALRARAAVTEIDTDALRLDAAGVDALVRGVLDDPGAALGPAVRRLTGGWPEAVRLVALSLVEIPADRRVVELEASGRGLVAVSAHLRTEVLPRLDPALVDVLTWGTVAPGLDPALCEALGAPPGAVEQLAARGLVQPGEDDGSPLVSPLVASTLQVRDEVAIRRAVVDALGAIDRPVAAMEVALASGDPDLVADVLLQHVSYLTRTAEMDVIVRAGALLDISRRTPELEVVIADAHLIRNEWTEALDCLRRAGAGSDALPAPVAWRLGLLLYLRWQIPEALAVFDAAAPIDPDDWEAGILRGGEAFARLLVGQHDAARDCASVALDIGARTQNPYVLCAAHTAMHALCSSEGDRTTAERHHRDARDYAQRYGAVLMEVRLASNHMSALVEQGRYAEAIAEAETCLPPADRAGHAASRLLVMTNLAEAHRRSGDLAAAEHHATEAIEIGRRGGIGLGVYPGIVLADVHRDRGDIEQACGRYAEAARAARSTGDAQAVVLALSGAARVTVDASAAHGYAGEAVVAATGTLRLPARLARAWTALRLGQVAEARADARWVLAEARRSGVTWAQAEAEEALAALAEDPGERDDRLAAAAAVHDRTGAALDALRVAHARARIAGDLVAVQAAATGRRAAGVHDRVVEVAGLDQVLAGLLDADGEAADDAAVRVFTFGGFALHRDGAPVATSDWGSRKPRDLLQILIARRGQRVARGVLLETLWPGEDPDRVGNRLSVALSTLRGVLDPDKRHAPDHFVAADPSAVWVDLRHLDVDLQRFHEAMGRARAAVAAGRPDAEERCEEAAGVYAGEFLADLPYEDWAIPAREEARAAHLESLRHLVALAGARGDHDAAVRASLRLLAEDPYDEDAYAELIGICSAAGRHGEAQRHYRQYVAQMRRLGIPPMPFPGVSGLRGIA, encoded by the coding sequence ATGACCCCGCACTCGAGCACGCCGACCCTCCCGCCGTACCTCGTCCCGCGGCCGGAGCTGGAGTCGCGCCTCGGCTCGGTGGCCACCCCTGTCATCGCCGTGTGCGCGGGCTCCGGCTGGGGCAAGACCACCGGGCTCGCGGTGTGGGGGAGGGGACGCCACACGGCGTGGGCTCGCCTCGGTCCGTCGGCGGCGAGCACCTCCGGCATCGTGCGGGCCATCACCACCGCGCTCCGATCGGCCCGTCCCGACCTGACCGAGGGCGAACGGCTCACCCTCGACGTCATCGCCGCCGGCGGTGGGGCGGACGACAGCGCGATCGAGGTCCAAGCCGCCGACCTCGCCGCCGCGATGGGCTGGGTCCTGGCCGCCCCCGCCGCCCTCGTGCTCGACGAGGCGGACCACCTGGCGGCCGGCTCGCCCGGCGCCCAGCTCGTGGACGCGCTGCTCCGCCAGCTGCCCCGAGGGGTGCAGGTGGCGATCGCCAGCCAGCACCCGACCGGCATCGACCTCGACGCCCTGCGAGCCCGCGCGGCGGTGACCGAGATCGACACCGACGCGCTGCGGCTCGACGCCGCCGGCGTCGACGCCCTGGTCCGCGGGGTGCTCGACGACCCCGGCGCCGCGCTGGGCCCGGCCGTGCGCCGACTCACCGGCGGGTGGCCCGAGGCGGTCCGGCTCGTCGCCCTCTCCCTGGTCGAGATCCCCGCCGACCGGCGGGTGGTCGAGCTGGAGGCCTCCGGTCGCGGGCTCGTCGCCGTCAGCGCGCACCTGCGGACCGAGGTCCTGCCGCGCCTCGACCCCGCCCTCGTCGACGTCCTCACCTGGGGGACCGTGGCGCCCGGCCTCGACCCGGCGCTCTGCGAGGCCCTCGGCGCGCCCCCGGGTGCGGTGGAGCAGCTCGCCGCCCGCGGGCTGGTCCAACCCGGCGAGGACGACGGGAGCCCGCTGGTCTCCCCCCTCGTCGCCTCGACGCTCCAGGTCCGCGACGAGGTCGCCATCCGCCGGGCGGTGGTCGACGCGCTGGGGGCGATCGACCGGCCGGTCGCAGCCATGGAGGTGGCGCTCGCCTCCGGTGACCCCGACCTGGTCGCCGACGTGCTGCTCCAGCACGTCAGCTACCTCACCCGGACCGCCGAGATGGACGTGATCGTGCGGGCCGGGGCGCTGCTCGACATCTCGCGGCGCACCCCGGAGCTCGAGGTCGTGATCGCGGACGCGCACCTGATCCGCAACGAGTGGACCGAGGCCCTCGACTGCCTCCGGCGGGCCGGTGCCGGGTCGGACGCCCTGCCGGCGCCGGTGGCGTGGCGCCTGGGCCTCCTCCTGTACCTCCGCTGGCAGATCCCGGAGGCCCTGGCCGTCTTCGACGCGGCTGCCCCGATCGACCCCGACGACTGGGAGGCCGGCATCCTGCGCGGCGGGGAGGCCTTCGCCCGCCTCCTGGTCGGCCAGCACGACGCGGCACGGGACTGCGCATCCGTCGCCCTCGACATCGGTGCGCGCACGCAGAACCCCTACGTGCTCTGCGCTGCCCACACCGCGATGCACGCGCTCTGCTCGAGCGAGGGCGACCGCACCACCGCCGAGCGCCACCACCGGGATGCCCGCGACTACGCCCAGCGGTACGGCGCCGTGCTGATGGAGGTCCGGCTCGCGAGCAACCACATGAGCGCGCTGGTCGAGCAGGGGCGCTACGCGGAGGCGATCGCGGAGGCCGAGACCTGCCTGCCCCCCGCCGACCGCGCCGGCCACGCCGCCAGCCGGCTGCTCGTCATGACGAACCTCGCCGAGGCCCACCGCCGCAGCGGCGATCTCGCCGCCGCCGAGCACCACGCCACCGAGGCGATCGAGATCGGTCGTCGCGGCGGGATCGGCCTCGGCGTCTACCCCGGCATCGTCCTCGCCGACGTGCACCGCGACCGCGGCGACATCGAGCAGGCCTGCGGCCGCTACGCCGAGGCCGCCCGGGCGGCACGGTCGACCGGGGACGCCCAGGCGGTCGTCCTCGCCCTCTCAGGTGCCGCCCGCGTCACCGTCGATGCGTCAGCGGCCCACGGCTACGCCGGCGAGGCGGTCGTGGCCGCCACCGGCACCCTGCGGCTCCCCGCCAGGCTGGCGCGCGCCTGGACCGCCCTGCGCCTGGGGCAGGTCGCAGAGGCTCGTGCGGATGCCCGCTGGGTGCTCGCCGAAGCCCGCCGCAGCGGCGTGACGTGGGCGCAGGCCGAGGCCGAGGAGGCCCTCGCCGCGCTGGCCGAGGACCCCGGCGAACGCGACGACCGGCTGGCGGCAGCCGCGGCCGTGCACGACCGGACCGGCGCCGCGCTCGACGCGCTCCGCGTCGCCCACGCCCGGGCGCGGATCGCGGGGGACCTCGTGGCCGTGCAGGCGGCGGCGACCGGCCGCCGCGCCGCGGGTGTGCACGACCGGGTCGTGGAGGTCGCCGGGCTCGACCAGGTCCTCGCGGGGCTCCTCGACGCGGACGGCGAGGCGGCGGACGATGCCGCCGTGCGGGTCTTCACCTTCGGCGGCTTCGCGCTGCACCGCGACGGCGCGCCGGTCGCGACGTCCGACTGGGGGTCCCGGAAGCCGCGGGACCTGCTGCAGATCCTGATCGCACGCCGCGGTCAGCGGGTGGCGCGGGGCGTGCTGCTCGAGACGCTGTGGCCCGGCGAGGATCCCGACCGCGTCGGCAACCGCCTGTCGGTGGCGCTCTCGACGCTGCGCGGCGTGCTCGACCCCGACAAGCGCCACGCACCGGACCACTTCGTCGCCGCGGACCCCTCGGCGGTGTGGGTGGACCTCCGCCACCTCGACGTCGACCTGCAGCGCTTCCACGAGGCGATGGGTCGCGCCCGCGCCGCGGTCGCCGCCGGCCGCCCGGACGCCGAGGAGCGGTGCGAGGAGGCGGCCGGCGTGTACGCCGGCGAGTTCCTCGCCGACCTGCCGTACGAGGACTGGGCGATCCCCGCCCGCGAGGAGGCCCGGGCCGCCCACCTCGAGTCGCTCCGCCACCTGGTGGCGCTGGCCGGCGCCCGCGGCGACCACGACGCGGCGGTCCGCGCGTCCCTCCGCCTGCTGGCCGAGGACCCCTACGACGAGGACGCCTACGCCGAGCTGATCGGCATCTGCTCCGCCGCGGGACGCCACGGCGAGGCGCAGCGCCACTACCGCCAGTACGTCGCGCAGATGCGCCGCCTCGGCATCCCGCCGATGCCGTTCCCCGGCGTCAGCGGCCTGCGCGGCATCGCCTGA
- a CDS encoding adenosine deaminase: MSGMIVPMPLDLDTIRSAPKVLLHDHLDGGLRPATVIELADAKGYADLPTTDPDELAAWFTRGADRKSLELYLEGFRHTVGVMQTAEALERVAYEAAADLAADGVVYAEIRFAPELHIDRGLAMDAVVEAVLAGFDRGMADHPITIGTLVTAMRHAAVSLEIAELAMRHRDAGVVGFDIAGAEAGHPPTRHLDAFQLIHRENSHVTIHAGEAFGLASIWEALQFCGAERLGHGVRIVDDIEVARGDDGEATLGRLAAFVRDRRIPLEMCPTSNVNTGAAPSLAEHPIQLLKDLRFRVTVNTDNRLMSGVSMTSELQAMVETFGWTLADLRWVTINAMKSAFWPFDRRLALINDVIKPGYAALGA; the protein is encoded by the coding sequence ATGTCGGGCATGATCGTCCCCATGCCCCTCGACCTCGACACGATCCGGTCCGCCCCGAAGGTCCTGCTGCACGACCACCTGGACGGCGGGTTGCGCCCGGCGACCGTCATCGAGCTGGCCGACGCCAAGGGGTACGCCGACCTGCCCACGACGGATCCGGACGAGCTGGCGGCGTGGTTCACCCGCGGCGCGGACCGCAAGAGCCTCGAGCTGTACCTGGAGGGGTTCCGCCACACCGTCGGCGTGATGCAGACCGCCGAGGCGCTCGAGCGGGTGGCCTACGAGGCCGCCGCCGACCTGGCCGCCGACGGGGTGGTCTACGCCGAGATCCGCTTCGCCCCCGAGCTGCACATCGACCGCGGGCTGGCAATGGACGCGGTCGTCGAGGCGGTGCTGGCCGGGTTCGACCGGGGCATGGCCGACCACCCGATCACCATCGGGACGCTGGTGACGGCGATGCGCCACGCGGCGGTGTCCCTCGAGATCGCCGAGCTGGCGATGCGCCACCGCGACGCCGGCGTGGTCGGATTCGACATCGCCGGGGCGGAGGCCGGGCACCCCCCGACGCGCCACCTCGACGCGTTCCAGCTGATCCACCGCGAGAACTCCCACGTCACCATCCACGCGGGGGAGGCGTTCGGGCTGGCCTCGATCTGGGAGGCGCTGCAGTTCTGCGGCGCCGAGCGGCTCGGCCACGGCGTCCGGATCGTCGACGACATCGAGGTCGCGCGCGGTGACGACGGGGAGGCGACGCTCGGGCGGCTGGCGGCGTTCGTGCGCGACCGCCGCATCCCCCTCGAGATGTGCCCGACGTCGAACGTCAACACCGGGGCCGCGCCGTCGCTGGCCGAGCACCCGATCCAGTTGCTGAAGGACCTCCGCTTCAGGGTGACGGTGAACACCGACAACCGGCTGATGTCGGGCGTGTCGATGACGTCGGAGCTGCAGGCGATGGTCGAGACGTTCGGGTGGACGCTCGCCGACCTGCGCTGGGTGACCATCAACGCGATGAAGTCCGCCTTCTGGCCCTTCGACCGGCGCCTCGCCCTGATCAACGACGTCATCAAGCCCGGCTACGCCGCGCTGGGGGCCTGA